A section of the Campylobacter porcelli genome encodes:
- a CDS encoding M16 family metallopeptidase, giving the protein MERLNLKIDNIDLIYERSCELPLVGLKLVFKVAGTCSEKKYGVAKLAAELLSEGTKKLGSSEFNKALDMRAIMLGASAGFETFEISLESLSEHFEYGFDMLVDLLSDPNYDKNILEKLKTQALGVIASYSSDYDYQASSALQEILYPNSRLATPSIGTPKSISQIELSDIKEFIEDSLTLENMFVVLGGDIELENVKFQKLFNVLNHGKEKTLTKIEVSKNKNLKIIDKPSEQAYIYFGSPINFDLRDKFKLNVAMFILGSSGFGSRLMEEIRVKRGLAYSVYCSANLNLSYNSLNGYLQTKNESKDEAITLIKDEIAKFVQNGATQKELDAAKNFLLGSKPLSKETLFKRLAIAQKEHYQGYELGEFDLNLERIKALGLDELNSFISSLDEINSLSIACLYNEQK; this is encoded by the coding sequence GTGGAGAGATTAAATTTAAAAATTGATAATATTGATCTGATTTATGAGCGTAGTTGCGAGTTGCCACTTGTGGGATTAAAGCTTGTTTTTAAGGTAGCTGGAACCTGTAGTGAAAAAAAATATGGAGTAGCAAAATTAGCCGCTGAATTATTAAGCGAAGGGACGAAAAAGCTTGGTAGTAGTGAGTTTAATAAAGCTCTTGATATGAGGGCTATTATGCTTGGGGCTAGTGCTGGATTTGAGACATTTGAGATTAGCTTAGAGAGTTTGAGCGAACATTTTGAATATGGATTTGATATGCTTGTGGATTTATTATCAGATCCAAACTACGATAAAAATATATTAGAAAAGCTAAAAACTCAAGCTCTAGGCGTGATCGCTTCATATAGTAGCGACTATGATTATCAAGCTAGTAGCGCATTACAAGAGATTTTATACCCTAACTCACGCTTAGCTACGCCTAGTATCGGGACACCTAAGAGCATTAGTCAAATAGAGCTTAGCGATATTAAGGAATTTATAGAAGATAGCTTAACTCTTGAGAATATGTTCGTTGTTTTGGGTGGAGATATAGAGTTAGAAAATGTCAAATTCCAAAAGCTTTTTAATGTGTTAAACCATGGCAAAGAAAAAACATTAACCAAGATAGAAGTAAGCAAAAATAAGAATTTAAAGATAATTGATAAGCCAAGCGAGCAAGCTTATATATATTTTGGTTCGCCGATTAATTTTGATTTAAGGGATAAATTTAAGCTAAATGTGGCTATGTTTATTCTTGGTAGTAGCGGATTTGGGTCTAGATTGATGGAGGAGATTAGGGTTAAGCGTGGGCTAGCTTATAGCGTATATTGCTCGGCAAATTTAAATTTAAGCTATAACTCTTTAAATGGCTACTTACAAACTAAAAATGAGAGCAAAGATGAGGCCATAACTCTTATAAAAGATGAGATAGCTAAATTTGTCCAAAATGGAGCAACGCAAAAAGAGCTTGACGCGGCTAAAAATTTCTTGCTTGGTAGTAAGCCTCTTAGCAAAGAGACGCTATTTAAGCGACTTGCAATAGCTCAAAAGGAGCATTATCAAGGCTATGAGCTTGGCGAATTTGATCTAAATTTAGAGCGTATAAAGGCTTTGGGATTAGATGAGCTAAACTCATTTATATCTAGCTTAGATGAGATTAATTCTCTTAGTATCGCTTGTTTATATAATGAGCAAAAGTAG
- the pyk gene encoding pyruvate kinase, with product MKKTKIVATIGPSSDSIDVIKSLIQEGVNVFRLNFSHGTHEYHKSTIDKIKEASNSLGIRVGVLQDICGPKIRVGALNEPFELKAGDRLNVLKDSIIGRKNGEIYELSINQPQILSLIKEGEYIYLYDGTIRAKVVKCSADIIETIIENDGILSSNKGVNFPNTKLNIDVITQKDRDDMLWGAQNGVDFVAISFVQNANDIINAKAILREFGSNAKVFAKIEKFDAVENIDSIIEASDGIMVARGDLGIEVPYYKVPSIQKSIIKKANAANRPVITATQMMLTMAKSQSATRAEISDVANAVLDGTDAVMLSEESAVGINPVAVVKAMSATIIQSESIYPYGKFDEFEFDDETDMVASASSHLAQRIGADAIISITSSGSSAIKMARNRPTMPIIAVTHDEAIARSLTIVWSVTPSLVVSKNQLNLLLANTIKGLKDAGLINYESTYTLTAGYPAGKIGSTNYIRILRKDQIEYYLNEVK from the coding sequence ATGAAAAAGACAAAAATCGTAGCAACTATCGGCCCATCTAGCGACTCTATAGATGTGATTAAGTCATTAATCCAAGAGGGGGTTAATGTATTTAGGCTAAATTTCTCACACGGCACACATGAGTATCATAAATCCACAATTGATAAGATTAAAGAGGCTTCAAATTCTCTTGGTATTAGAGTTGGAGTCTTACAAGATATTTGTGGGCCAAAGATTAGGGTTGGAGCCTTAAATGAGCCATTTGAGCTAAAGGCTGGAGATAGATTAAATGTATTAAAAGATAGCATAATTGGTCGTAAAAATGGCGAAATTTATGAGCTAAGTATCAATCAACCTCAAATTTTATCTTTGATTAAAGAGGGTGAATATATATATTTATATGATGGAACTATCAGAGCAAAAGTGGTGAAGTGCTCAGCTGATATTATCGAAACCATTATAGAAAATGATGGCATTTTAAGCTCAAATAAGGGAGTGAATTTCCCAAATACGAAGTTAAATATTGATGTTATTACGCAAAAAGATAGAGATGATATGCTTTGGGGAGCTCAAAATGGGGTGGATTTTGTCGCTATTAGCTTTGTGCAAAATGCAAATGATATAATAAATGCCAAAGCTATATTAAGAGAATTTGGCTCAAATGCTAAGGTTTTTGCTAAGATAGAGAAATTTGACGCAGTAGAAAATATCGATAGTATTATAGAAGCAAGTGATGGAATTATGGTAGCTCGTGGGGATTTAGGAATTGAGGTGCCATACTACAAAGTCCCAAGCATTCAAAAATCAATAATCAAAAAAGCCAACGCAGCCAATCGCCCAGTCATCACAGCTACCCAGATGATGCTTACAATGGCTAAGAGCCAAAGTGCCACTAGGGCTGAGATTAGCGATGTTGCAAATGCTGTATTAGATGGAACTGATGCTGTGATGCTAAGCGAAGAGAGTGCGGTGGGTATAAATCCAGTAGCAGTGGTAAAAGCGATGAGTGCTACAATAATCCAAAGTGAATCTATCTATCCATATGGTAAATTTGATGAGTTTGAATTTGACGATGAGACAGATATGGTAGCTAGTGCTAGCTCGCATTTAGCTCAAAGGATCGGTGCTGATGCTATCATATCCATTACTAGTAGCGGATCAAGTGCGATAAAAATGGCAAGAAATCGCCCTACAATGCCTATAATAGCCGTAACTCATGATGAGGCCATCGCTAGAAGCCTTACAATTGTTTGGAGTGTTACTCCAAGCTTGGTTGTTTCTAAAAATCAGCTAAATTTGCTACTAGCTAATACAATAAAAGGCTTAAAAGATGCTGGTTTAATCAACTATGAATCTACATATACTCTTACAGCGGGTTATCCAGCTGGAAAGATTGGTAGCACAAACTACATAAGGATTTTAAGAAAAGACCAAATAGAGTATTATTTAAATGAGGTAAAATAG
- the recG gene encoding ATP-dependent DNA helicase RecG yields MEQIKELKELGIASLLDLALILPKSFEDLRIKNQPNSGDNSVEIEIKSTLTRPNTLNVLAYCISWDCSVSIVIFNAKAWHYASFKRGKRLYIYGKSMLYNGIWQFSNPKIITKVGQIIPHYKRSIKDSQIQKLIQKYISLDSLIAQGLETNEANEILSLHNLNETNSALNLTPKQMKILKFIEIFNYLKKLSVKKVLFKATAIKPYDISQWLDNLPFKPTNDQLKALNDIKIDLAKDLSAKRVIMGDVGSGKTLVILGAALLNSPNLSILMAPTTILATQLYSEAIRLLPKFMKVVYLQKGSKNINLEDANLIVGTHALLYQNLPKSTLIMIDEQHRFGSTQRQKIDELTRDESLRAHFLQFSATPIPRTLCLIESELVSFSFLKQTPFIKQIKTLIIQNSGFNALLEHIKAQIQENKQTIIIYPLIEDSQVSNYQSLSTAAPFWLNKFQKVYITHGKDKQKDDILEQFANDGNILLATTIVEVGISLPRLSTIVIVGAEKLGLASLHQLRGRVSRNGGVGWCYLYTKLDNIPSRLKEFAKTLDGFEVAKIDLKNRQAGDILDGTIQHGATFEYYDMEEDIAQKAKSRLAALRGK; encoded by the coding sequence GTGGAGCAAATTAAAGAGCTAAAAGAGCTAGGGATTGCTAGTTTGCTAGATCTAGCTTTGATACTGCCAAAGAGTTTTGAGGATTTGCGTATAAAAAATCAGCCAAATTCAGGCGATAATAGCGTAGAAATAGAGATTAAATCTACGCTTACTCGCCCTAATACACTTAATGTTTTGGCTTATTGTATCTCTTGGGATTGTAGTGTAAGTATTGTTATTTTTAATGCTAAAGCGTGGCATTATGCTTCATTTAAGCGTGGTAAGAGGCTTTATATCTATGGTAAAAGCATGTTGTATAATGGAATTTGGCAGTTTAGCAATCCTAAGATTATAACCAAGGTTGGCCAGATTATCCCACATTATAAAAGATCTATAAAAGATAGCCAAATTCAAAAATTAATTCAAAAATATATAAGCCTTGACTCTTTAATCGCTCAAGGACTTGAAACTAATGAGGCTAATGAGATTTTATCTTTACATAATCTTAATGAGACAAATTCAGCTTTAAATTTAACCCCTAAGCAGATGAAAATTTTAAAATTTATTGAAATTTTTAACTATTTAAAAAAGCTTAGTGTAAAAAAAGTGCTATTTAAAGCCACTGCTATTAAGCCATATGATATTTCGCAGTGGTTGGATAATCTACCTTTTAAGCCTACTAATGACCAGCTAAAAGCGCTAAATGATATTAAAATCGATCTTGCTAAAGATCTATCAGCAAAACGAGTGATAATGGGAGATGTAGGTAGCGGTAAGACTTTAGTGATACTTGGTGCGGCACTTTTAAATTCTCCAAATTTATCTATTTTAATGGCACCTACTACCATCCTTGCTACTCAGCTTTATAGTGAGGCAATACGGCTTTTACCGAAATTTATGAAGGTGGTATATCTACAAAAAGGCTCAAAAAATATAAATTTAGAAGATGCGAATTTGATAGTTGGCACTCACGCACTCTTATACCAAAATTTACCAAAAAGCACTCTAATAATGATCGATGAACAGCATAGATTTGGCTCAACTCAACGGCAAAAAATCGATGAATTAACTCGTGATGAAAGCCTAAGGGCGCACTTTTTGCAATTTAGTGCGACACCTATTCCTAGGACGCTTTGTCTTATTGAGTCTGAGCTAGTTAGCTTTAGCTTTTTAAAGCAAACTCCATTTATTAAGCAGATTAAAACGCTAATAATCCAAAATAGCGGATTTAACGCACTTTTAGAGCATATCAAGGCTCAAATTCAAGAAAATAAACAGACAATAATCATCTATCCGCTCATAGAAGATAGCCAAGTAAGCAACTATCAAAGCTTAAGCACGGCTGCTCCATTTTGGTTAAATAAATTTCAAAAGGTCTATATCACGCATGGCAAGGATAAGCAAAAAGATGATATTTTAGAGCAGTTTGCTAATGATGGCAATATCTTACTAGCTACTACGATTGTTGAGGTTGGGATTTCACTTCCTAGACTCTCTACTATTGTTATAGTTGGTGCTGAGAAGTTAGGTCTTGCTTCACTTCATCAGCTTCGTGGTAGGGTTAGTAGAAATGGCGGAGTTGGCTGGTGCTATCTATATACTAAGCTTGATAATATACCAAGTAGGCTTAAGGAATTTGCTAAAACTCTTGATGGATTTGAGGTGGCTAAGATAGATTTAAAAAACCGCCAAGCTGGAGATATTTTAGATGGGACAATTCAGCATGGGGCTACATTTGAATATTATGATATGGAAGAGGATATAGCTCAAAAAGCCAAAAGTAGATTAGCCGCTTTAAGGGGCAAATAG
- a CDS encoding aminotransferase class V-fold PLP-dependent enzyme has protein sequence MNIDKIRQNIILKDGIYYFDWTASGLGYLPIEDEIRRVLKTYANTHSECSQCSNITTNYYENARAGIKRLLNLQSDFLLLPCGQGSSAAIKKFQEIMGIYIPPATKMALNINFDSIRRSLPLVIVGPYEHHSNEISYRSGACEVVRIPLARDGGLHWGELDKILKINANRKIIISISAASNVTGIKTDIKAINSIARRYNAVIAIDASSLIAYENVDSSLCDAIFISSHKLLGGVGGCGILAIRKSLFNTNLPTFSAGGTVSYVSKKSVRYLDDIEQIEDAGTPAITQLIRAYLAFELRNQVGLEFIKNQKDRLMSKFEYGLSHIKGVVNYAPKDKEKLAIFAFNIKGISPFDLAQTLSLKFGIQSRDGCSCAGPYGHDLLGLNDDEPLSFKPGWLRVSLHWSHSDDDVDYLLSAINQAKKYLA, from the coding sequence TTGAATATAGATAAAATTCGCCAAAATATAATATTAAAAGATGGAATTTACTATTTTGATTGGACTGCTAGCGGGCTTGGGTATTTGCCTATTGAAGATGAGATAAGGCGAGTTTTAAAGACTTACGCTAACACTCATAGCGAGTGTAGCCAATGCTCAAATATCACGACAAATTATTATGAAAATGCAAGGGCTGGAATTAAAAGATTACTAAATTTACAAAGCGATTTTTTGCTTTTACCATGCGGACAAGGCAGCAGTGCGGCGATCAAAAAATTTCAAGAAATTATGGGAATTTATATTCCACCAGCTACCAAAATGGCGTTGAATATCAATTTTGATAGTATAAGGCGATCTTTGCCTTTAGTGATTGTTGGGCCATATGAGCACCATAGCAATGAGATTAGCTATAGAAGTGGAGCTTGTGAAGTGGTGCGAATACCTCTAGCTAGAGATGGCGGATTACACTGGGGGGAGCTAGATAAAATTTTAAAGATTAACGCTAATAGAAAGATTATAATTAGCATTAGTGCTGCTTCAAATGTAACTGGGATTAAAACTGATATAAAGGCTATAAATTCCATAGCAAGGCGGTATAATGCTGTAATTGCCATAGACGCTTCAAGCTTGATAGCGTATGAGAATGTAGATAGCTCTTTGTGTGATGCTATATTTATATCTTCGCATAAATTGCTTGGTGGGGTTGGTGGTTGTGGGATTTTAGCTATTAGAAAATCATTATTTAATACAAATTTGCCTACATTTTCAGCTGGTGGAACGGTTAGCTATGTTAGCAAAAAAAGTGTGCGTTATTTAGATGATATAGAGCAGATAGAAGATGCTGGAACTCCTGCCATTACTCAGCTTATCCGTGCGTATTTGGCTTTTGAGCTTAGAAATCAAGTGGGACTGGAGTTTATCAAAAATCAAAAAGATAGGCTGATGAGTAAATTCGAATATGGACTATCTCATATAAAAGGGGTGGTAAATTACGCTCCAAAAGATAAGGAAAAACTCGCTATTTTTGCTTTTAATATCAAAGGCATATCGCCATTTGATTTAGCTCAAACTCTAAGCTTGAAATTTGGAATTCAAAGTCGTGATGGATGCTCATGTGCTGGACCATATGGACATGATCTTTTAGGGCTTAATGATGATGAACCGCTTAGCTTTAAGCCTGGCTGGTTAAGAGTTAGCCTTCACTGGTCTCATAGCGATGATGATGTGGATTATCTATTAAGTGCGATTAATCAAGCTAAAAAATATTTAGCTTGA